Within the Thermovirga sp. genome, the region CCAGATCCTCACCGGCGGGCCCGGTCTGATTTCGGCCCCTGCCGTTGCCCCCGTTACCGGCGAGGAAACGTCTCCGGTATTCGTAGTCGGTAAGGGTCTGCAGGTGATCGTCAGCCACGATCAGGACATGCCCTCCCCGCCCTCCGTCTCCGCCGTCGGGCCCCCCTTTGGGGAGGTACTTTTCCCTACGGAAGCTCAGGGCCCCATTCCCGCCTTTGCCTGCCTTCACGGAGATTTCGGCTGAATCGAGGAACTTCAAAACACTGTCCCCCCAGGTACATGAAAAGGGCCCAAGTTCGACTCAGGCCCTCCAGCGTTCCTAACGTCGAGGAGCATTAGGCGATCACAGGTTCTATGGTTACGTACTTTCTCCCGGCTCTGGTTTGGAAACGCACGGTACCTTCGGAAAGGGCAAAAAGTGTATCGTCCTTTCCCTTTCCCACGTTTACCCCGGGATGGATCCTAGTGCCCCTCTGCCGGACGATGATACTGCCGGCGGAGACAACTTGCCCGTCGCCACGCTTAACGCCAAGCCTCTTGCTGATGCTATCCCTGCCGTTAGTGCTACTCCCCTGTCCCTTTTTATGAGCGAAAATTTGAAGATCCAAAGTCCTCATCCACTTCCACCTCCATGTACTTTACGTAGGAAGGATAATTTCTTTCCACCGATCTCAGCATTTCCACGACCGCGTCCGCCAGGACGCTGATCCTTGGATCGTCGTGACTTTGCCAGGAAAGGCTCATGAAACCCCGTTCCTTGTCAACCCTCGATGAAACTCTTTTCATTCGCAGTACCTCGACAAGTCCCGTCTCCAGGGTCTGCGCCAACGTCGAAAGGGCCGCGCATACAATGTCGCTGCCGCTTTCGGCATAGCCTGTATGGCCCTCCATTTCAATTCCGCAAAGGACCCCTTCCTTCCAGAAGGACCTTATCTCGGTCATTTCAAGCTTATAATATTATGGATTCAATCCTAACCGAGGAAAAAAGCTGCCTGTGACCCATGGTCTTCCGGGAAGGCCTGGATTTGTTCTTATACTTGAAGACCGTTATTTTTTTCGCCCTCCCCTGTTCCAGGATTCTAGCCTTGACGACGGCCCCGGGTACGACCGGTTCGCCTAGTGAAACTCCCCTGTCAGTGGCTACGAGGAGAACCCTCGGGAACTCGACCTCATCGCCCTCGGACGCATCGATTTTCTCGATCCTTATGGTATCTCCCGGAGAAACCCGGTATTGCTTCCCCCCTGTCTCGATAACAGCGTACATTATTCCTACCCCTCCTCACGCCGATGACGCGGGTGGCCCCTAAGGCTCTTGATACCCGTCCCGAGCGAAAATAGAAAAGGGCCCGGGGCATAAGAATCTCGCCCCGCCTTTTCGTCGGTCAGCTTGACCAAATAAGAATTATAACATAAAAAAACTTTAAGGGGTCAATCCAATTGTTGACGATTCGCTTCCAGCAGCGACCTCGCAAGGCCCGCGGCCTCCGGGTCGTCGGGGTCGCCCGCCAGCATTCGTGCGAGCTCCCTTTCCCTCTGTCTCCCGTCGACCTCGAGTACCCTGCTTACATCCCCGTCCCTTTCGACCCGGAAGTGCTGGTCGGCCAAGGAAGCGATCGAGGCTTCATGGGTAATGAGAATCACCTGGCACCGTCTCGACAGGTCCCTGAGGGTTTGCCCCGCGAGAAAAGCCGAGCGGCCGCCCAGGCCCGCCTCGACTTCATCGAATACCAGGGTCTGGGGAAGCATGTCATCTGAAGCTGCCGCTTGGAGGGCCAGCAATATCCTGCTGAGCTCTCCCCCCGAGGCGATCTTGGAAACCGGCCCCTGGAGGAATTTGCCATCGGTAAGGTAAAAAGAGATGCTGTCGGCCCCGCTCTGCCTGACCTTTTCCAGCGGCTGCAGGGAAACACCGAACCGGAGACCTTCCATGGCCAGGCTCTCGAGGGAGGCGTTGACGGCCTCCACGAGCCTCTCGGCAGCATCCTTCCTGGTTTCCCTGAGAGAAAGGGCCAGCGTGGATACCTCTTTTTTCAGGGCGGCGGATTTTTCCTGCAGCTCGGCCAGGATTTCGCGGCTCTCCCTGAGCCATTCCAACTCCGAACGCACCGTTTCGGCGAAATCCGCAAGGTCTTCGGCATTATCCACCTTCGCGAATCTCATCAACTTTTTCATAGTTCCCAGCCTTTTCTCCAGTTTTTCCTGTTCCTGCTGGAGGGATTGCTCCCTTTCGATGGAGACTACCCCTTTCAGGCCGTTCTCTATCTCCTGGATGGAAGACAAAAGCCTCTCAATGCTCTCCTCGCATTCGGGGATATCGTCCAGGCTCTGCCTGGCCTCGTGGCAAAACTGCTCGATCGCCGAAGAAAGCCCCTCGCCGGAACTGCCGCCTGTCATCCTGTCATGGATAAGCCTCAGGCGATTCTGTTTCACCAGGAGTTCTGAAACCCGGTTCATATCGGTTTCCCATTCAGACTCGCACCCCGGCCTGATGTCCATTCGCCTGAATCTATCGAGAAAGGCTTCACCCTCCTGGTACTTTGACTCGATC harbors:
- the rpmA gene encoding 50S ribosomal protein L27, which produces MRTLDLQIFAHKKGQGSSTNGRDSISKRLGVKRGDGQVVSAGSIIVRQRGTRIHPGVNVGKGKDDTLFALSEGTVRFQTRAGRKYVTIEPVIA
- the rplU gene encoding 50S ribosomal protein L21; the encoded protein is MYAVIETGGKQYRVSPGDTIRIEKIDASEGDEVEFPRVLLVATDRGVSLGEPVVPGAVVKARILEQGRAKKITVFKYKNKSRPSRKTMGHRQLFSSVRIESIIL
- a CDS encoding ribosomal-processing cysteine protease Prp produces the protein MTEIRSFWKEGVLCGIEMEGHTGYAESGSDIVCAALSTLAQTLETGLVEVLRMKRVSSRVDKERGFMSLSWQSHDDPRISVLADAVVEMLRSVERNYPSYVKYMEVEVDEDFGSSNFRS
- a CDS encoding AAA family ATPase, which gives rise to MLSELMVTNVGGIREASLHFKGSFIVITGESGAGKSSLVRALELVSGKRAQASIIRAGVDEAEVTAALEMDAPLASLPDDLQPQEGFILVKRVVSSAGRAKTYLQEKPVPLNILSGALSKVIAIQSQFAQLELLEPDQQAELLDNSGGDPLRDIRSNLSQAVSLALSNERDLLEITRRRREIESKYQEGEAFLDRFRRMDIRPGCESEWETDMNRVSELLVKQNRLRLIHDRMTGGSSGEGLSSAIEQFCHEARQSLDDIPECEESIERLLSSIQEIENGLKGVVSIEREQSLQQEQEKLEKRLGTMKKLMRFAKVDNAEDLADFAETVRSELEWLRESREILAELQEKSAALKKEVSTLALSLRETRKDAAERLVEAVNASLESLAMEGLRFGVSLQPLEKVRQSGADSISFYLTDGKFLQGPVSKIASGGELSRILLALQAAASDDMLPQTLVFDEVEAGLGGRSAFLAGQTLRDLSRRCQVILITHEASIASLADQHFRVERDGDVSRVLEVDGRQRERELARMLAGDPDDPEAAGLARSLLEANRQQLD